In a genomic window of Dissulfuribacter thermophilus:
- a CDS encoding cell division protein ZapA: MQDGPKVRLEFFGHSYYLTQREEEDIDLKDLVSYVERVARDVSSSHSNLPAHKQIVLTVLSIAKDYFSAQKELQVLEERIETLLKNISTYCN, from the coding sequence GTGCAAGATGGTCCAAAGGTAAGGCTAGAGTTTTTTGGGCATAGTTATTATTTAACGCAAAGGGAAGAGGAAGATATCGATCTGAAGGACCTTGTGTCTTATGTTGAAAGGGTTGCAAGGGATGTATCTTCCTCTCATTCAAATCTTCCTGCCCACAAACAGATTGTTCTTACTGTGCTTTCCATTGCAAAGGACTATTTTTCTGCCCAAAAAGAGCTTCAAGTGCTAGAGGAACGAATAGAAACCCTT
- a CDS encoding cell division protein ZapB → MVEIIDQHTDTDPDIFERGISNMEQDLMVLLESKVGALMDRLDSVQRENMELKQEIDRLSEELRQANERIDDLELQKQLAREKIKEILDRIDSIDQDDNKPLAEVDQGEHDSGSDDDLGNQDASEFSSEEPESSPEESNIVFG, encoded by the coding sequence GTGGTTGAAATAATAGACCAACACACAGATACAGACCCAGATATTTTTGAAAGGGGGATTAGTAATATGGAACAGGATCTGATGGTATTGCTTGAGTCTAAGGTCGGGGCCTTAATGGACCGCTTAGACAGTGTGCAACGTGAAAACATGGAACTTAAACAGGAAATCGATAGGCTCAGTGAGGAGCTGAGGCAGGCCAATGAAAGGATTGACGATCTTGAATTGCAGAAGCAACTGGCCAGGGAAAAGATAAAGGAAATATTGGATCGTATAGATTCAATTGACCAGGATGACAATAAACCACTGGCAGAAGTTGACCAAGGTGAGCATGATTCAGGTAGTGATGATGATTTAGGCAATCAGGATGCGTCCGAATTTTCATCAGAGGAACCAGAATCTTCTCCAGAGGAATCCAATATTGTTTTTGGTTAA